One Vanacampus margaritifer isolate UIUO_Vmar chromosome 20, RoL_Vmar_1.0, whole genome shotgun sequence DNA window includes the following coding sequences:
- the sycp2l gene encoding synaptonemal complex protein 2-like isoform X7, producing the protein MLEMEMEACLSRGDSSRMACLLREEGLRESTLTQLGQRVHKLLSSDEFGKVAVVLKALEILFGNDDLKETLVNLGITHQVTQMLCLCALLVPYDKRAPNLWIPATLEPAAADGKLLRLSGGELLDQSCLSASELSLILVQLLNTLLESQLRFSVRVEAVRTFNSILHSLGKNQKKRVRLDQTLLWMMYELGKTMETVGGEWSHQIQKGGLQDYELQVSLVEALCYMTPRKDRVHRANRWFSCSDIADAFGLIKAPDFEVLIRPQNDKWEEFWVDFNFGSQCVSFFIDLPQGFLWGSVHLLKEDVDQYRLEVQEDEGNGDQAVLSVRLKVAIMHMGVNGHRVKLLFRPELLGELKAAAAGVFTGEQEAHKDSGDNDQASTSPTQRPLGQKTYRKKPLSTRLKVLPMSPMSSDDAAVAKTSQSRAETLFDQVVGSMPLKDSGVFAGAEPESSQEDNFGQGCSLNKRFNRKRAAADSGCLSDECDTLEGPQPGEHQPQGAEPAGSPNEPSEEPHGIESTSMKGEEPLNPQEAERQLDSTSTIKNSFGVFTRSFEHDNDCWQEARAQILLLPEEYKQEVASLFDDISQQRAVVLHSLAKSMSEHMKRLEETSTYLNNMCSRFQVFIQSEKRKMSDFCERHHLMMRSLDTVVKKPRTDQ; encoded by the exons ATG CTGGAGATGGAGATGGAGGCCTGTCTATCCCGCGGCGACTCATCCCGAATGGCTTGCTTGCTTCGTGAGGAAGGCTTGCGCGAGAGCACACTTACCCAACTGGGCCAGCGCGTCCACAAG CTGCTGAGCTCAGACGAGTTTGGCAAAGTGGCCGTGGTCTTGAAGGCTTTGGAGATTCTGTTTGGCAACGATGACCTCAAGGAGACCCTGGTCAATCTCGGAATCACCCACCAAGTAACGCAAATGTTATGTCTAT GTGCTCTCTTGGTTCCATACGACAAGCGAGCTCCTAACCTCTGGATCCCGGCGACACTCGAACCAGCTGCCGCTGATGGAAAGCTTCTACGACTTTCTGGTGGTGAG CTGCTGGACCAATCATGTCTTTCAG CTTCTGAACTGTCGTTGATCCTCGTGCAACTTCTGAACACGCTCCTAGAATCGCAACTACGCTTCAGTGTCCGAGTGGAG GCAGTGAGAACGTTCAACAGCATCCTGCATTCTTTGGGGAAAAATCAGAAGAAGCGCGTCCGATTGGACCAAACGCTCCTGTGGATGAT GTACGAGTTGGGGAAGACCATGGAGACGGTCGGAGGTGAGTGGAGTCACCAAATCCAGAAAGGTGGACTACAAG ACTACGAGTTGCAGGTGAGCCTAGTGGAGGCTTTGTGCTACATGACTCCCAGGAAGGACCGAGTCCACAGAGCCAATCGGTGGTTCTCTTGCTCGGACATTGCCGACGCATTTGGTCTCATTAAAGCCCCGGACTTTGAGGTG cTTATTCGTCCCCAAAACGACAAATGGGAGGAGTTTTGGGTCGACTTTAACTTTGGATCACAATGTGTCAGCTTTTTCATCGACCTTCCTCAG ggcttcCTGTGGGGTTCTGTGCACCTACTCAAGGAAGACGTAGACCAGTACCGGCTCGAGGTCCAGGAGGACG aaggAAACGGGGATCAGGCGGTCCTTAGTGTCCGTCTGAAGGTGGCCATCATGCACATGGGTGTCAACGGCCACAGAGTAAAACTGCTCTTCCGGCCGGAGCTGCTCGGAGAGCTGAAGGCGGCGGCTGCGGGGGTCTTCACGGGAGAG caggaAGCCCACAAAGACTCGGGTGATAACGACCAGGCCTCCACCTCCCCTACACAACGGCCGCTAGGTCAAAAAACCTACAGAAAGAAGCCACTCTCAACTCGACTCAAAG TTCTTCCGATGTCTCCCATGAGCAGCGACGATGCCGCTGTTGCCAAG ACTTCTCAGAGTCGAGCAGAGACCCTCTTCGATCAAGTTGTAGGCTCGATGCCATTGAAAGACTCGG GTGTTTTTGCAGGGGCGGAGCCAGAGAGCTCTCAGGAAGACAACTTTGGACAGGGCTGTTCTCTaaacaag CGTTTCAACAGGAAGCGAGCAGCTGCAGATTCAG GTTGCCTGTCTGACGAATGCGATACTCTTGAGGGGCCTCAACCTGGTGAGCATCAGCCTCAGGGGGCGGAGCCTGCAG GGTCACCGAACGAGCCATCTGAGGAGCCACACGGAATTGAAAGTACATCCATGAAAGGGGAGGAGCCTCTAAACCCCCAGGAGGCGGAGCGACAGCTCGACTCAACGTCCACCATTAAAAACTCTTTCGGCGTCTTCACGAGAAGCTTTGAACATGACAAc GACTGCTGGCAGGAAGCCCGAGCTCAAATTCTCCTGTTGCCCGAAGAATATAAACAAGAAGTCGCCTCTCTCTTCGATGACATCAGTCAACAAAG ggcaGTTGTGCTACACAGCTTGGCGAAGTCTATGTCAGAACATATGAAGCGTTTGGAGGAAACCTCGACATATCTCAACAACATGTGCTCACGGTTTCAG GTGTTCATCCAGTCGGAGAAGCGCAAAATGTCGGATTTCTGTGAGCGGCACCATCTGAT GATGAGGTCCTTGGACACGGTGGTGAAGAAGCCTAGGACCGACCAGTGA
- the sycp2l gene encoding synaptonemal complex protein 2-like isoform X1, producing MLEMEMEACLSRGDSSRMACLLREEGLRESTLTQLGQRVHKLLSSDEFGKVAVVLKALEILFGNDDLKETLVNLGITHQVTQMLCLCALLVPYDKRAPNLWIPATLEPAAADGKLLRLSGGELLDQSCLSASELSLILVQLLNTLLESQLRFSVRVEAVRTFNSILHSLGKNQKKRVRLDQTLLWMMYELGKTMETVGGEWSHQIQKGGLQDYELQVSLVEALCYMTPRKDRVHRANRWFSCSDIADAFGLIKAPDFEVDCRHFLNFLNDRQGKARRVWTFPCISAFLETTELIRPQNDKWEEFWVDFNFGSQCVSFFIDLPQGFLWGSVHLLKEDVDQYRLEVQEDEGNGDQAVLSVRLKVAIMHMGVNGHRVKLLFRPELLGELKAAAAGVFTGEQEAHKDSGDNDQASTSPTQRPLGQKTYRKKPLSTRLKVLPMSPMSSDDAAVAKTSQSRAETLFDQVVGSMPLKDSGVFAGAEPESSQEDNFGQGCSLNKRFNRKRAAADSGCLSDECDTLEGPQPGEHQPQGAEPAGSPNEPSEEPHGIESTSMKGEEPLNPQEAERQLDSTSTIKNSFGVFTRSFEHDNDCWQEARAQILLLPEEYKQEVASLFDDISQQRAVVLHSLAKSMSEHMKRLEETSTYLNNMCSRFQVFIQSEKRKMSDFCERHHLMMRSLDTVVKKPRTDQ from the exons ATG CTGGAGATGGAGATGGAGGCCTGTCTATCCCGCGGCGACTCATCCCGAATGGCTTGCTTGCTTCGTGAGGAAGGCTTGCGCGAGAGCACACTTACCCAACTGGGCCAGCGCGTCCACAAG CTGCTGAGCTCAGACGAGTTTGGCAAAGTGGCCGTGGTCTTGAAGGCTTTGGAGATTCTGTTTGGCAACGATGACCTCAAGGAGACCCTGGTCAATCTCGGAATCACCCACCAAGTAACGCAAATGTTATGTCTAT GTGCTCTCTTGGTTCCATACGACAAGCGAGCTCCTAACCTCTGGATCCCGGCGACACTCGAACCAGCTGCCGCTGATGGAAAGCTTCTACGACTTTCTGGTGGTGAG CTGCTGGACCAATCATGTCTTTCAG CTTCTGAACTGTCGTTGATCCTCGTGCAACTTCTGAACACGCTCCTAGAATCGCAACTACGCTTCAGTGTCCGAGTGGAG GCAGTGAGAACGTTCAACAGCATCCTGCATTCTTTGGGGAAAAATCAGAAGAAGCGCGTCCGATTGGACCAAACGCTCCTGTGGATGAT GTACGAGTTGGGGAAGACCATGGAGACGGTCGGAGGTGAGTGGAGTCACCAAATCCAGAAAGGTGGACTACAAG ACTACGAGTTGCAGGTGAGCCTAGTGGAGGCTTTGTGCTACATGACTCCCAGGAAGGACCGAGTCCACAGAGCCAATCGGTGGTTCTCTTGCTCGGACATTGCCGACGCATTTGGTCTCATTAAAGCCCCGGACTTTGAGGTG GATTGTCGGCATTTCCTCAACTTCCTCAACGATCGTCAAGGCAAAGCCAGAAG GGTTTGGACCTTCCCGTGCATCAGCGCCTTCTTGGAGACCACAGAG cTTATTCGTCCCCAAAACGACAAATGGGAGGAGTTTTGGGTCGACTTTAACTTTGGATCACAATGTGTCAGCTTTTTCATCGACCTTCCTCAG ggcttcCTGTGGGGTTCTGTGCACCTACTCAAGGAAGACGTAGACCAGTACCGGCTCGAGGTCCAGGAGGACG aaggAAACGGGGATCAGGCGGTCCTTAGTGTCCGTCTGAAGGTGGCCATCATGCACATGGGTGTCAACGGCCACAGAGTAAAACTGCTCTTCCGGCCGGAGCTGCTCGGAGAGCTGAAGGCGGCGGCTGCGGGGGTCTTCACGGGAGAG caggaAGCCCACAAAGACTCGGGTGATAACGACCAGGCCTCCACCTCCCCTACACAACGGCCGCTAGGTCAAAAAACCTACAGAAAGAAGCCACTCTCAACTCGACTCAAAG TTCTTCCGATGTCTCCCATGAGCAGCGACGATGCCGCTGTTGCCAAG ACTTCTCAGAGTCGAGCAGAGACCCTCTTCGATCAAGTTGTAGGCTCGATGCCATTGAAAGACTCGG GTGTTTTTGCAGGGGCGGAGCCAGAGAGCTCTCAGGAAGACAACTTTGGACAGGGCTGTTCTCTaaacaag CGTTTCAACAGGAAGCGAGCAGCTGCAGATTCAG GTTGCCTGTCTGACGAATGCGATACTCTTGAGGGGCCTCAACCTGGTGAGCATCAGCCTCAGGGGGCGGAGCCTGCAG GGTCACCGAACGAGCCATCTGAGGAGCCACACGGAATTGAAAGTACATCCATGAAAGGGGAGGAGCCTCTAAACCCCCAGGAGGCGGAGCGACAGCTCGACTCAACGTCCACCATTAAAAACTCTTTCGGCGTCTTCACGAGAAGCTTTGAACATGACAAc GACTGCTGGCAGGAAGCCCGAGCTCAAATTCTCCTGTTGCCCGAAGAATATAAACAAGAAGTCGCCTCTCTCTTCGATGACATCAGTCAACAAAG ggcaGTTGTGCTACACAGCTTGGCGAAGTCTATGTCAGAACATATGAAGCGTTTGGAGGAAACCTCGACATATCTCAACAACATGTGCTCACGGTTTCAG GTGTTCATCCAGTCGGAGAAGCGCAAAATGTCGGATTTCTGTGAGCGGCACCATCTGAT GATGAGGTCCTTGGACACGGTGGTGAAGAAGCCTAGGACCGACCAGTGA
- the sycp2l gene encoding synaptonemal complex protein 2-like isoform X9, which translates to MESFYDFLVLLDQSCLSASELSLILVQLLNTLLESQLRFSVRVEAVRTFNSILHSLGKNQKKRVRLDQTLLWMMYELGKTMETVGGEWSHQIQKGGLQDYELQVSLVEALCYMTPRKDRVHRANRWFSCSDIADAFGLIKAPDFEVDCRHFLNFLNDRQGKARRVWTFPCISAFLETTELIRPQNDKWEEFWVDFNFGSQCVSFFIDLPQGFLWGSVHLLKEDVDQYRLEVQEDEGNGDQAVLSVRLKVAIMHMGVNGHRVKLLFRPELLGELKAAAAGVFTGEQEAHKDSGDNDQASTSPTQRPLGQKTYRKKPLSTRLKVLPMSPMSSDDAAVAKTSQSRAETLFDQVVGSMPLKDSGVFAGAEPESSQEDNFGQGCSLNKRFNRKRAAADSGCLSDECDTLEGPQPGEHQPQGAEPAGSPNEPSEEPHGIESTSMKGEEPLNPQEAERQLDSTSTIKNSFGVFTRSFEHDNDCWQEARAQILLLPEEYKQEVASLFDDISQQRAVVLHSLAKSMSEHMKRLEETSTYLNNMCSRFQVFIQSEKRKMSDFCERHHLMMRSLDTVVKKPRTDQ; encoded by the exons ATGGAAAGCTTCTACGACTTTCTGGTG CTGCTGGACCAATCATGTCTTTCAG CTTCTGAACTGTCGTTGATCCTCGTGCAACTTCTGAACACGCTCCTAGAATCGCAACTACGCTTCAGTGTCCGAGTGGAG GCAGTGAGAACGTTCAACAGCATCCTGCATTCTTTGGGGAAAAATCAGAAGAAGCGCGTCCGATTGGACCAAACGCTCCTGTGGATGAT GTACGAGTTGGGGAAGACCATGGAGACGGTCGGAGGTGAGTGGAGTCACCAAATCCAGAAAGGTGGACTACAAG ACTACGAGTTGCAGGTGAGCCTAGTGGAGGCTTTGTGCTACATGACTCCCAGGAAGGACCGAGTCCACAGAGCCAATCGGTGGTTCTCTTGCTCGGACATTGCCGACGCATTTGGTCTCATTAAAGCCCCGGACTTTGAGGTG GATTGTCGGCATTTCCTCAACTTCCTCAACGATCGTCAAGGCAAAGCCAGAAG GGTTTGGACCTTCCCGTGCATCAGCGCCTTCTTGGAGACCACAGAG cTTATTCGTCCCCAAAACGACAAATGGGAGGAGTTTTGGGTCGACTTTAACTTTGGATCACAATGTGTCAGCTTTTTCATCGACCTTCCTCAG ggcttcCTGTGGGGTTCTGTGCACCTACTCAAGGAAGACGTAGACCAGTACCGGCTCGAGGTCCAGGAGGACG aaggAAACGGGGATCAGGCGGTCCTTAGTGTCCGTCTGAAGGTGGCCATCATGCACATGGGTGTCAACGGCCACAGAGTAAAACTGCTCTTCCGGCCGGAGCTGCTCGGAGAGCTGAAGGCGGCGGCTGCGGGGGTCTTCACGGGAGAG caggaAGCCCACAAAGACTCGGGTGATAACGACCAGGCCTCCACCTCCCCTACACAACGGCCGCTAGGTCAAAAAACCTACAGAAAGAAGCCACTCTCAACTCGACTCAAAG TTCTTCCGATGTCTCCCATGAGCAGCGACGATGCCGCTGTTGCCAAG ACTTCTCAGAGTCGAGCAGAGACCCTCTTCGATCAAGTTGTAGGCTCGATGCCATTGAAAGACTCGG GTGTTTTTGCAGGGGCGGAGCCAGAGAGCTCTCAGGAAGACAACTTTGGACAGGGCTGTTCTCTaaacaag CGTTTCAACAGGAAGCGAGCAGCTGCAGATTCAG GTTGCCTGTCTGACGAATGCGATACTCTTGAGGGGCCTCAACCTGGTGAGCATCAGCCTCAGGGGGCGGAGCCTGCAG GGTCACCGAACGAGCCATCTGAGGAGCCACACGGAATTGAAAGTACATCCATGAAAGGGGAGGAGCCTCTAAACCCCCAGGAGGCGGAGCGACAGCTCGACTCAACGTCCACCATTAAAAACTCTTTCGGCGTCTTCACGAGAAGCTTTGAACATGACAAc GACTGCTGGCAGGAAGCCCGAGCTCAAATTCTCCTGTTGCCCGAAGAATATAAACAAGAAGTCGCCTCTCTCTTCGATGACATCAGTCAACAAAG ggcaGTTGTGCTACACAGCTTGGCGAAGTCTATGTCAGAACATATGAAGCGTTTGGAGGAAACCTCGACATATCTCAACAACATGTGCTCACGGTTTCAG GTGTTCATCCAGTCGGAGAAGCGCAAAATGTCGGATTTCTGTGAGCGGCACCATCTGAT GATGAGGTCCTTGGACACGGTGGTGAAGAAGCCTAGGACCGACCAGTGA
- the sycp2l gene encoding synaptonemal complex protein 2-like isoform X6, translating to MLEMEMEACLSRGDSSRMACLLREEGLRESTLTQLGQRVHKLLSSDEFGKVAVVLKALEILFGNDDLKETLVNLGITHQVTQMLCLCALLVPYDKRAPNLWIPATLEPAAADGKLLRLSGGELLDQSCLSASELSLILVQLLNTLLESQLRFSVRVEAVRTFNSILHSLGKNQKKRVRLDQTLLWMMYELGKTMETVGGEWSHQIQKGGLQDYELQVSLVEALCYMTPRKDRVHRANRWFSCSDIADAFGLIKAPDFEVDCRHFLNFLNDRQGKARRVWTFPCISAFLETTELIRPQNDKWEEFWVDFNFGSQCVSFFIDLPQGFLWGSVHLLKEDVDQYRLEVQEDEGNGDQAVLSVRLKVAIMHMGVNGHRVKLLFRPELLGELKAAAAGVFTGEQEAHKDSGDNDQASTSPTQRPLGQKTYRKKPLSTRLKVLPMSPMSSDDAAVAKTSQSRAETLFDQVVGSMPLKDSGVFAGAEPESSQEDNFGQGCSLNKRFNRKRAAADSGCLSDECDTLEGPQPGEHQPQGAEPAGSPNEPSEEPHGIESTSMKGEEPLNPQEAERQLDSTSTIKNSFGVFTRSFEHDNDCWQEARAQILLLPEEYKQEVASLFDDISQQRAVVLHSLAKSMSEHMKRLEETSTYLNNMCSRFQDEVLGHGGEEA from the exons ATG CTGGAGATGGAGATGGAGGCCTGTCTATCCCGCGGCGACTCATCCCGAATGGCTTGCTTGCTTCGTGAGGAAGGCTTGCGCGAGAGCACACTTACCCAACTGGGCCAGCGCGTCCACAAG CTGCTGAGCTCAGACGAGTTTGGCAAAGTGGCCGTGGTCTTGAAGGCTTTGGAGATTCTGTTTGGCAACGATGACCTCAAGGAGACCCTGGTCAATCTCGGAATCACCCACCAAGTAACGCAAATGTTATGTCTAT GTGCTCTCTTGGTTCCATACGACAAGCGAGCTCCTAACCTCTGGATCCCGGCGACACTCGAACCAGCTGCCGCTGATGGAAAGCTTCTACGACTTTCTGGTGGTGAG CTGCTGGACCAATCATGTCTTTCAG CTTCTGAACTGTCGTTGATCCTCGTGCAACTTCTGAACACGCTCCTAGAATCGCAACTACGCTTCAGTGTCCGAGTGGAG GCAGTGAGAACGTTCAACAGCATCCTGCATTCTTTGGGGAAAAATCAGAAGAAGCGCGTCCGATTGGACCAAACGCTCCTGTGGATGAT GTACGAGTTGGGGAAGACCATGGAGACGGTCGGAGGTGAGTGGAGTCACCAAATCCAGAAAGGTGGACTACAAG ACTACGAGTTGCAGGTGAGCCTAGTGGAGGCTTTGTGCTACATGACTCCCAGGAAGGACCGAGTCCACAGAGCCAATCGGTGGTTCTCTTGCTCGGACATTGCCGACGCATTTGGTCTCATTAAAGCCCCGGACTTTGAGGTG GATTGTCGGCATTTCCTCAACTTCCTCAACGATCGTCAAGGCAAAGCCAGAAG GGTTTGGACCTTCCCGTGCATCAGCGCCTTCTTGGAGACCACAGAG cTTATTCGTCCCCAAAACGACAAATGGGAGGAGTTTTGGGTCGACTTTAACTTTGGATCACAATGTGTCAGCTTTTTCATCGACCTTCCTCAG ggcttcCTGTGGGGTTCTGTGCACCTACTCAAGGAAGACGTAGACCAGTACCGGCTCGAGGTCCAGGAGGACG aaggAAACGGGGATCAGGCGGTCCTTAGTGTCCGTCTGAAGGTGGCCATCATGCACATGGGTGTCAACGGCCACAGAGTAAAACTGCTCTTCCGGCCGGAGCTGCTCGGAGAGCTGAAGGCGGCGGCTGCGGGGGTCTTCACGGGAGAG caggaAGCCCACAAAGACTCGGGTGATAACGACCAGGCCTCCACCTCCCCTACACAACGGCCGCTAGGTCAAAAAACCTACAGAAAGAAGCCACTCTCAACTCGACTCAAAG TTCTTCCGATGTCTCCCATGAGCAGCGACGATGCCGCTGTTGCCAAG ACTTCTCAGAGTCGAGCAGAGACCCTCTTCGATCAAGTTGTAGGCTCGATGCCATTGAAAGACTCGG GTGTTTTTGCAGGGGCGGAGCCAGAGAGCTCTCAGGAAGACAACTTTGGACAGGGCTGTTCTCTaaacaag CGTTTCAACAGGAAGCGAGCAGCTGCAGATTCAG GTTGCCTGTCTGACGAATGCGATACTCTTGAGGGGCCTCAACCTGGTGAGCATCAGCCTCAGGGGGCGGAGCCTGCAG GGTCACCGAACGAGCCATCTGAGGAGCCACACGGAATTGAAAGTACATCCATGAAAGGGGAGGAGCCTCTAAACCCCCAGGAGGCGGAGCGACAGCTCGACTCAACGTCCACCATTAAAAACTCTTTCGGCGTCTTCACGAGAAGCTTTGAACATGACAAc GACTGCTGGCAGGAAGCCCGAGCTCAAATTCTCCTGTTGCCCGAAGAATATAAACAAGAAGTCGCCTCTCTCTTCGATGACATCAGTCAACAAAG ggcaGTTGTGCTACACAGCTTGGCGAAGTCTATGTCAGAACATATGAAGCGTTTGGAGGAAACCTCGACATATCTCAACAACATGTGCTCACGGTTTCAG GATGAGGTCCTTGGACACGGTGGTGAAGAAGCCTAG